The Faecalibacter sp. LW9 genome has a segment encoding these proteins:
- a CDS encoding 5'-nucleotidase, with protein sequence MKLLKNNILAISMILLTSCGTAYHQLAPEYKASTSIDSSIASDSTIIQMIQPYKTDMKSKMDRVLAYAPMDLHKNGYGAPLCNLVADVTFETIDELYQKQGKGHVDIVLLNYVGLRRTFTAGNLTVGNIFELAPFDNEIYVVQLKGETVKEMVAFYLSLNFGHPVSGISATSVDDIKVGGQPLDLNKVYQVVTSDYLYNGGDNMFFFSKALDKDIVNIKQRDLLLDYFEKIDTVHVNTDKRIYK encoded by the coding sequence ATGAAACTTTTAAAAAATAATATTCTTGCTATTTCTATGATTTTGCTTACCTCGTGTGGGACAGCATATCATCAACTAGCACCAGAATATAAAGCCAGTACTTCCATTGATTCTAGTATCGCTTCAGATTCTACAATTATCCAAATGATTCAACCTTATAAAACTGATATGAAATCCAAAATGGATCGTGTGTTAGCCTATGCGCCGATGGATTTGCATAAAAATGGATATGGAGCACCACTTTGTAATCTAGTAGCCGATGTTACATTTGAAACCATCGATGAATTGTATCAAAAACAAGGAAAAGGTCATGTGGATATCGTTTTATTGAATTATGTAGGCCTACGCCGAACTTTTACTGCCGGAAATTTAACAGTAGGTAATATTTTTGAATTAGCTCCTTTTGATAATGAAATTTATGTTGTTCAATTAAAAGGAGAGACCGTTAAAGAAATGGTTGCATTTTATCTTTCTTTAAATTTTGGTCATCCCGTATCTGGTATCTCTGCGACTTCTGTAGATGACATAAAAGTAGGAGGTCAACCATTGGATTTGAATAAAGTGTATCAAGTCGTAACAAGTGATTACTTGTATAATGGTGGAGATAATATGTTTTTCTTTAGTAAAGCTTTAGATAAAGATATTGTTAACATCAAGCAAAGAGATCTTTTATTGGATTACTTTGAGAAAATTGATACCGTTCATGTAAATACTGATAAAAGAATATATAAATAA
- a CDS encoding DUF4876 domain-containing protein, with translation MYKKLLLLTPFIAGLLFNSCMDDDFGGMNLSPVTLTTQVKFGGDFETTKKAVNASVTLRNADTGVEYVGRTDENGIYNLPAILPGKYTASVTFTLTPDQFEDYFGYESGSEDVITFNGVAQNIDILTSGTTITIELFAANTIGGLVIKQIHYGGSHTTRGASFRDQFVEIYNNSSEVIFADGLIFAQLFGNNTVGSTPYHTATGQLNWAMSEGNTKGEAANTDYVYADYVYRIPGSGQQYPIQPGQSIVIAATAINHQSNYTDNNGNSVSIQDPSLTIDLSNADFEANLTAYTGNQYRYDIQNPNVPDLEIVHWVSGADMVLDNQGRDGYVIFRATPEEIASFDRLKNPSNANNNLYLQIPNRLIIDGVDTTKDLGNNFVPKKLNVSIDAGTTFLETGAFSSYSVIRKTQKVVNGRIILKDTNNSTEDFVNIWASPKAFAN, from the coding sequence ATGTATAAAAAGTTACTTCTTTTAACACCTTTTATCGCAGGATTATTATTCAATTCATGTATGGATGATGATTTTGGAGGAATGAATTTATCACCAGTGACTCTTACCACACAAGTTAAATTTGGTGGAGATTTTGAAACGACTAAAAAAGCCGTAAATGCTAGTGTAACGTTACGAAATGCAGATACTGGTGTTGAATATGTTGGAAGAACAGATGAAAATGGTATATATAATTTACCAGCCATTCTACCGGGTAAATATACTGCAAGTGTAACTTTTACTTTAACTCCAGATCAATTTGAAGATTATTTTGGATATGAATCGGGATCAGAAGATGTTATCACATTCAATGGTGTTGCACAAAATATCGATATTTTAACAAGTGGTACAACAATTACCATTGAATTATTTGCAGCGAATACCATTGGAGGATTAGTCATCAAACAAATCCATTATGGAGGTTCGCATACCACACGAGGTGCATCATTCAGAGATCAATTTGTTGAGATTTATAATAATTCTTCGGAAGTGATTTTTGCTGATGGATTAATTTTTGCTCAATTATTTGGTAATAATACGGTAGGTAGTACGCCTTATCATACCGCTACAGGACAATTGAATTGGGCAATGAGTGAAGGCAATACAAAAGGTGAAGCGGCAAATACAGATTATGTTTATGCGGATTATGTTTATCGTATTCCTGGAAGTGGACAGCAATACCCTATTCAGCCTGGGCAAAGTATTGTTATTGCAGCTACTGCGATTAATCACCAATCCAATTATACTGATAATAATGGGAACTCCGTAAGCATACAAGATCCTTCGTTAACAATTGATCTATCCAACGCTGATTTTGAAGCTAATCTTACAGCCTACACAGGAAATCAATACCGTTATGATATTCAAAATCCTAACGTACCCGATTTAGAAATTGTACATTGGGTGTCTGGAGCAGATATGGTTTTAGATAATCAAGGTAGAGATGGATATGTTATTTTTAGAGCAACACCAGAAGAAATTGCTTCTTTTGATCGATTAAAAAATCCAAGCAATGCCAACAATAACTTGTACTTACAAATCCCAAATCGTTTAATCATAGACGGGGTTGATACAACAAAAGACCTAGGAAATAATTTCGTTCCTAAAAAACTGAATGTTTCCATCGATGCAGGTACAACATTCTTAGAGACTGGTGCTTTTAGTTCATATTCAGTGATCCGTAAAACTCAAAAAGTGGTGAATGGACGAATTATTCTAAAAGATACCAATAACTCAACAGAAGATTTTGTTAATATATGGGCTTCTCCAAAAGCTTTTGCTAATTAA
- a CDS encoding deoxyribodipyrimidine photo-lyase, with protein sequence MENNDSITLFWFRRDLRLHDNVALYHALNQECKVLPVFVFDTNILDDLENKTDRRVDYIHQALMAINNELSHYNSSILTLYGDPVEEFLKLKNQYAIHSIYCNEDFEPYGIDRDKKVSQYFKMQSFSDHVIFRYDEILKKDATPYTVFTPYSKQWKLKLAPERYQTYIPNLDNLYSFTSDVMDLNHIGFEPTDLKFETPSIPLDDLHSYAEVRDLPALDATTKLSLPLRFGTISIRSCVKTAVENGFEIWLNELIWRDFFIQILAHFPESSSKAFKPKYDAIQWRNNEQEFQCWCEGKTGYPIVDAGMIELNETGFMHNRVRMIVASFLCKHLLIDWRWGESYFASKLNDYEMASNVGNWQWASSSGCDATPYFRVFNPTLQQQKFDPQFQYIKRWIPRFDPNNYIPPIVPHDFARQRAISTYKEGINNF encoded by the coding sequence ATGGAAAATAATGATTCAATAACCCTATTTTGGTTCAGACGAGATTTACGATTACATGATAATGTAGCCTTATATCATGCCTTAAATCAAGAATGTAAAGTTCTACCTGTTTTTGTTTTTGATACGAATATCCTTGATGATTTAGAAAATAAAACAGACCGACGAGTGGATTATATTCATCAGGCGTTGATGGCAATAAACAATGAATTATCGCATTATAATAGTTCCATTCTTACATTATACGGTGATCCAGTAGAAGAATTTTTGAAATTAAAAAATCAATATGCAATACACTCCATTTACTGCAATGAAGATTTTGAACCTTATGGTATTGATCGGGATAAAAAAGTTAGTCAATATTTCAAAATGCAATCATTTTCGGATCATGTCATCTTTCGATACGATGAAATCTTAAAAAAAGATGCGACACCCTACACGGTTTTTACGCCTTATAGCAAACAATGGAAATTGAAATTAGCTCCAGAGCGTTATCAAACTTACATCCCTAACCTTGATAACTTATACTCTTTTACATCTGATGTTATGGATTTGAACCACATTGGATTTGAACCGACAGATTTAAAATTTGAAACCCCTTCTATTCCACTCGATGATTTACATTCGTATGCCGAAGTTCGAGATTTACCAGCATTAGATGCAACTACAAAATTAAGTTTGCCTTTACGATTTGGTACAATATCTATTCGATCTTGTGTAAAGACAGCTGTAGAAAATGGATTTGAAATATGGTTAAATGAATTAATTTGGAGAGATTTTTTTATTCAAATTTTAGCACATTTTCCAGAGTCTTCATCGAAAGCGTTCAAACCGAAATATGACGCAATCCAATGGCGAAATAATGAACAAGAGTTTCAATGTTGGTGTGAAGGTAAAACAGGCTATCCTATTGTAGATGCTGGTATGATTGAATTAAATGAAACAGGATTTATGCACAATCGTGTGCGTATGATTGTTGCAAGTTTCTTATGCAAGCATTTATTAATTGATTGGCGTTGGGGTGAATCATATTTTGCATCGAAGTTAAATGATTATGAAATGGCTTCAAATGTAGGGAATTGGCAATGGGCTTCAAGTTCAGGTTGTGATGCTACGCCCTATTTTCGAGTATTTAATCCTACCTTGCAACAACAAAAGTTTGACCCACAATTTCAATACATCAAACGATGGATACCAAGATTTGATCCAAATAATTATATTCCACCTATCGTACCTCATGATTTTGCAAGACAAAGAGCTATTAGCACGTACAAAGAAGGAATCAATAATTTTTAA
- a CDS encoding bifunctional metallophosphatase/5'-nucleotidase, with product MERRDFIKKTSFAAGLTLLPTLPLFANDKDVKRITILHTNDQHSRIEPFETSTNPVTSDKGGFARRATLIHKIRQQEKNVLLLDAGDVFQGTPYFNMFGGELEYKLMTKLGYDAGTIGNHEYDNGLEGFKKALPHAGFDILSSNYDFSNTILDGAIKPYKIILKDGIKIGIFAVGVELHGLVDPRMYQETKYLDPIEIAQHYAQKLRHEEKCDLVICLSHIGYDYKGSDQVSDRILARKTKDIDFIIGGHTHTFLPEPEVHLNADQKPVLVNQVGWAGLYLGRVDFNFHKGKLKGYTSYKLNEMEINEFV from the coding sequence ATGGAAAGAAGAGATTTTATAAAGAAAACATCTTTTGCAGCAGGTTTAACGTTACTACCAACGCTTCCATTATTTGCAAATGATAAAGATGTAAAACGCATTACGATCTTACATACCAATGATCAGCATTCGCGTATCGAACCTTTTGAAACATCAACAAATCCTGTGACTTCTGATAAAGGAGGTTTTGCACGACGCGCAACTTTAATTCATAAAATTCGTCAACAAGAAAAGAATGTTCTTTTACTAGATGCTGGTGATGTATTTCAAGGAACTCCTTATTTTAATATGTTCGGAGGGGAGTTGGAATATAAATTAATGACTAAATTAGGGTATGATGCTGGTACTATCGGAAACCATGAATATGATAATGGATTAGAAGGTTTTAAAAAAGCTCTTCCGCATGCTGGTTTTGATATTCTATCGTCAAATTATGATTTTTCGAATACAATTCTTGATGGGGCTATTAAACCTTATAAAATTATTTTAAAAGATGGAATTAAAATCGGAATTTTTGCTGTTGGTGTTGAATTACATGGTTTAGTAGATCCACGAATGTATCAAGAAACAAAATATCTTGATCCGATCGAAATTGCACAGCATTATGCGCAAAAATTACGTCACGAAGAAAAATGTGATTTAGTTATTTGCTTATCACATATCGGATATGATTATAAGGGTTCTGATCAAGTGTCTGATCGTATATTAGCTCGTAAAACAAAAGATATTGATTTTATTATCGGTGGACATACCCACACATTTTTACCTGAACCAGAAGTGCATTTGAATGCAGATCAAAAACCTGTATTAGTAAACCAAGTGGGGTGGGCAGGACTATATCTTGGTCGTGTAGACTTTAATTTTCATAAAGGGAAACTAAAAGGTTACACTTCGTATAAATTAAATGAAATGGAAATCAACGAATTTGTATAA
- a CDS encoding DUF6850 family outer membrane beta-barrel protein, which translates to MKSNLDLNSYDISLFVRQSTNKVFFLMAASLGGVLFAQKEDTVKINTNPIYEQEIKDIHQLPITFANRNVKDFTHTEVYYQYKKNEFARRQTASETSRYGFRSEGLFNVKDDLKIFGSLNLQKYLEKDLSYTLDDTRTDEIEVLHPMYLFVPRSSDWDNQQYDINAGVIKSFGNFNLAAKASLDANKLARQVDPRPEISNRKLNGEIQAGYTYGAHQIFALVGYGVKDKDYSYYYNNSQLNTVAYPETYIRFSSGFGRVINKPYQNSGDGKSSNRYFSRTTYEKIGAGYQMSLDRTLFTGHYTYQKNLENFYDEDFLDDQYKRFQYQTISHAGGLRVKHLINDKIVRSSLTGYKTTSKNYDVKSFGTNYMNRQRNVAFDINLLNQRQHVVKYYIGLQAAYNQNRYMDQLGYVDQKINSLTAGIYANRDIEIKNNSKFNVGLAFNYYTALKSELDYLNLSGTTDNVLYREVIAHDFTYNAMDKLDAKADVRYVLPVKNNKNVVVYTQLRSIFALDKNRNQPVDINTETTYQVNVGIQLNY; encoded by the coding sequence ATGAAATCTAATTTAGATTTAAATTCATACGATATCTCCTTGTTTGTACGTCAAAGTACAAACAAGGTTTTCTTCTTAATGGCCGCATCTTTAGGAGGTGTTTTATTTGCACAAAAAGAAGATACTGTTAAGATTAATACCAATCCTATTTACGAGCAGGAGATTAAAGATATTCATCAATTACCGATTACATTCGCTAATCGTAATGTTAAAGATTTTACGCATACAGAAGTGTATTATCAATACAAAAAAAATGAGTTTGCTCGTAGACAAACAGCTTCAGAAACTTCACGTTATGGGTTTAGAAGTGAAGGTTTATTCAATGTAAAAGATGATTTAAAAATATTTGGATCATTAAATCTTCAAAAATATCTGGAAAAAGATTTGAGCTACACGTTGGATGACACACGTACAGACGAGATAGAAGTTTTACATCCAATGTATTTATTTGTGCCACGTTCATCTGATTGGGACAACCAACAGTATGATATTAATGCTGGTGTAATTAAAAGTTTTGGAAACTTCAATTTAGCTGCAAAAGCGAGTTTAGATGCGAATAAATTAGCGCGTCAAGTTGATCCAAGACCAGAAATATCAAATCGTAAACTAAACGGAGAAATACAAGCTGGTTATACCTATGGTGCTCATCAAATTTTTGCTTTAGTTGGATATGGTGTAAAGGATAAAGATTATTCTTATTATTATAATAATAGTCAACTAAATACAGTCGCATACCCAGAAACTTACATACGTTTTAGTTCAGGATTTGGTCGTGTAATCAATAAACCATATCAAAATTCAGGAGATGGAAAATCATCTAATCGTTATTTTTCTCGTACAACATATGAGAAAATTGGTGCAGGTTATCAAATGAGTTTAGATCGTACATTGTTTACAGGACATTATACGTACCAAAAGAATTTAGAAAATTTTTATGATGAAGATTTTTTAGATGATCAATACAAGCGTTTTCAATACCAAACGATATCACATGCTGGAGGTTTACGTGTAAAACATTTAATAAATGATAAAATTGTTAGATCGTCATTAACTGGTTATAAAACAACATCTAAAAATTATGATGTAAAATCGTTTGGAACTAACTACATGAATCGTCAGCGAAATGTCGCATTTGATATCAATTTATTGAATCAACGCCAACACGTGGTGAAATATTATATTGGGTTACAAGCGGCTTACAATCAAAACCGTTACATGGATCAATTAGGTTATGTAGATCAAAAAATCAATTCGTTGACTGCTGGAATTTATGCAAACCGCGATATTGAAATCAAAAATAATTCAAAATTTAATGTTGGTTTAGCCTTCAATTATTATACAGCCTTAAAATCTGAATTGGATTATCTAAATTTATCAGGAACAACAGATAATGTTTTATACCGTGAAGTAATTGCGCATGATTTTACTTACAATGCTATGGATAAATTAGACGCTAAGGCTGATGTACGCTACGTTTTACCTGTTAAAAATAATAAAAACGTTGTCGTATATACACAATTAAGAAGTATCTTCGCATTGGATAAAAATAGAAATCAACCAGTCGATATCAATACCGAAACAACGTATCAAGTAAACGTAGGTATTCAACTGAATTATTAA
- a CDS encoding MbcA/ParS/Xre antitoxin family protein produces the protein MATLELKRRKKLIDDLPDVSDFTNIYHYVNHHTIDQSYIQILDELSGLKDDIISKWLNITTRTYRTYKTKNVSLKDNTKEHIVLLLSLYKHGLEVFTTKEEFEQWLTTPNYLLDSKAPMEFLDTISGLKFIDNRLTAIEFGENV, from the coding sequence ATGGCTACTCTTGAACTGAAACGACGTAAAAAATTAATTGATGATTTGCCTGATGTAAGTGATTTTACCAACATCTATCATTATGTTAATCATCATACCATTGATCAAAGTTATATTCAAATTTTGGATGAACTTTCTGGTTTAAAAGATGATATTATTTCAAAATGGCTTAACATTACCACACGTACTTATCGTACGTATAAGACAAAAAATGTTTCTCTTAAAGATAATACGAAAGAACATATTGTTCTTTTGCTATCATTATATAAACACGGTCTTGAAGTTTTTACGACTAAAGAAGAATTTGAACAGTGGTTAACTACACCTAATTATCTATTGGACAGTAAAGCTCCTATGGAATTTTTAGATACCATATCTGGACTTAAGTTTATAGACAATCGTTTAACTGCCATCGAATTTGGCGAAAATGTTTAA
- a CDS encoding cytochrome-c peroxidase encodes MKKAIPFIALGVSFTLLALKPNKVIDQGYTIDQLRTLYSSGDQSKWLTPTVDSSVYAEGFEDIGVLGKVPFPESNPYSKEKADLGKVLFFDPRLSNSNQISCANCHDPEHNWGDGRRVPYGEDRQLGSRNSISLMNVAYTKVMFWDGRANTLEEQAEFPIRDKKEMNYHIDFATKKLSQIEGYKKLFKEAYGDGKITNERIVKALATFQRTILSPKTRFDKFISGDSKQLTDQEVQGLHLFRTKARCINCHNTALFSDSKMHNIGLTYYGREYEDLGFYNTTKLAKNVGEFKTPSLREVPQNAPYMHNGLFPNIRGVLNMYNAGMFHFQPNEKQKNDSLFPKTSPLIQKINLNNEELDALEAFLMSLKQNQYKMRAPELPK; translated from the coding sequence ATGAAGAAAGCAATTCCTTTCATCGCACTAGGTGTTAGTTTTACTTTATTAGCCTTAAAACCTAATAAAGTGATCGATCAAGGCTATACGATTGATCAATTGCGAACATTATATTCAAGTGGTGACCAATCGAAATGGCTCACTCCAACAGTAGATTCTTCTGTTTATGCAGAAGGATTTGAAGATATTGGTGTTTTAGGTAAAGTTCCATTTCCTGAATCAAACCCTTATTCAAAAGAAAAGGCAGATTTAGGTAAGGTTTTATTTTTTGATCCTCGCCTATCCAATTCCAATCAAATTTCATGTGCCAATTGTCATGATCCTGAACACAATTGGGGCGATGGGAGACGCGTTCCTTATGGTGAGGATAGACAATTAGGTTCTAGAAACAGTATTTCTTTGATGAACGTTGCTTATACAAAAGTAATGTTTTGGGATGGACGTGCGAACACGTTAGAAGAACAAGCAGAATTTCCTATTCGCGATAAAAAAGAAATGAATTATCATATTGATTTCGCAACAAAAAAATTAAGTCAAATTGAAGGGTACAAAAAACTCTTTAAAGAGGCGTATGGTGATGGTAAAATAACGAATGAGCGAATTGTAAAAGCATTAGCTACTTTTCAACGTACGATTCTATCACCAAAAACTCGATTTGATAAATTTATATCAGGAGATTCGAAACAATTAACGGATCAGGAAGTTCAAGGATTACATTTATTCCGTACTAAAGCCCGTTGCATCAATTGTCACAATACCGCTTTATTCTCTGATTCAAAGATGCATAATATTGGATTAACTTATTATGGTCGTGAATATGAAGATTTAGGATTTTATAACACAACTAAATTGGCTAAAAATGTAGGAGAATTTAAAACTCCTTCATTACGAGAGGTTCCTCAAAATGCACCTTATATGCATAATGGTTTATTTCCAAATATCCGAGGAGTTTTAAACATGTATAATGCTGGAATGTTCCATTTTCAACCCAACGAAAAGCAAAAGAATGATTCATTATTCCCTAAAACTTCACCTTTGATTCAAAAAATCAATTTGAATAACGAAGAACTGGATGCTTTAGAAGCTTTTTTAATGAGTTTAAAACAAAATCAATATAAAATGAGAGCTCCAGAATTACCAAAATAA
- a CDS encoding copper-translocating P-type ATPase — translation MPTLNINLLNYNKQNDYDALIHHLNSNDLISNAQIYPQEQRLEIESKKIFKIKAFVYEALDEFEIQYESKTESFPILNMTCASCASSSQSFLRRQEGVISADVNYASTSGTITYAPSQTNPEQLKTKLNEIGFELVIPIEDEDDLMPFDEMMALRLQLQRNNTMGAVALGIPLFVIGMFFMSWEWANFTMWLLSTFILFIFGQKFFVGALQQLKNKTANMDTLVALSTGIAYFFSCFNYLFPHVLHQEGTQHAPIYFEAAGLIVVFILIGKYLEEKAKFKTSQAIQDLMELQPKVVSYLDGNEIKTKSIDDVQVHDILIANAGEKIAVDGIILSGNTSVDESTLTGEPLPVDKTVGQKVFAGTINQTHRIQYQAASVGDDTILAKIIHSVQMAQASKAPVQQLVDKIAGIFVPIVLGIALITFLVWYFINPSSNLNIALLTSITVLVIACPCALGLATPTALMVAMGKGAKHGILIKDAESLEQANKVNAIVLDKTGTITEGKPKVQEFEWYGNADDFKILQSLEESSNHPLAQAILDVIPASSEKLTLLDIEEIIGFGLKGNYDGSEYKIGKSDWLFSSHVKVQPHQEEILKKLKENHYSISVFIKDDQLIGIFGISDQIKTSAREAIQHIQKQGIEVYMLTGDHQLAGERIAHAVGIQHVVGNALPHQKLAFIEKLQSEGQLVAMVGDGINDSAALAKANVSIAMGHGSDIAMDVAQITILNGDLNKVMQAIHLSKQTVKTIHFNLFWAFIYNVIGIPIAAGVLFSYNAFLLNPMIAGAAMAFSSISVVTNSILLNYRKI, via the coding sequence ATGCCTACACTCAATATAAATCTCTTAAATTATAACAAGCAGAACGATTATGATGCATTAATACATCATTTAAATTCCAATGATTTAATATCTAATGCTCAAATCTACCCACAAGAACAACGTCTTGAAATTGAAAGTAAAAAGATATTTAAAATTAAAGCTTTCGTTTATGAAGCTTTAGATGAGTTTGAAATTCAATATGAATCGAAAACTGAATCGTTTCCAATTTTAAATATGACGTGTGCTTCATGTGCATCAAGTTCACAATCATTTCTACGACGCCAAGAAGGAGTAATATCAGCAGATGTTAATTACGCGAGTACATCGGGTACAATTACATATGCTCCGTCACAGACCAACCCAGAGCAATTAAAAACAAAATTAAATGAAATCGGATTCGAATTGGTAATTCCAATTGAAGATGAAGATGATTTGATGCCATTTGATGAAATGATGGCCTTGCGTTTACAGTTACAACGAAACAATACCATGGGTGCAGTAGCGCTAGGTATTCCTCTTTTTGTGATTGGAATGTTTTTTATGTCATGGGAATGGGCAAATTTCACCATGTGGTTATTAAGCACGTTTATCCTATTTATTTTTGGCCAAAAGTTTTTTGTTGGAGCACTTCAACAATTAAAAAATAAAACTGCAAATATGGATACCTTAGTTGCTTTAAGTACGGGTATTGCCTATTTTTTTAGTTGTTTTAATTATTTGTTTCCCCATGTCTTACATCAAGAAGGAACACAACATGCCCCAATTTATTTTGAAGCGGCAGGTTTGATTGTTGTTTTTATTTTAATTGGTAAGTACTTAGAAGAAAAAGCCAAATTTAAGACGTCTCAAGCCATTCAAGATTTGATGGAGTTACAACCTAAAGTAGTTTCTTATCTCGATGGAAATGAGATAAAAACAAAATCCATTGATGATGTGCAAGTTCATGATATACTGATTGCAAATGCTGGCGAAAAAATTGCTGTCGATGGAATCATCCTTTCTGGAAATACCTCGGTGGATGAAAGTACATTAACGGGTGAACCACTGCCTGTGGATAAAACTGTTGGTCAAAAAGTATTTGCAGGAACCATTAATCAAACGCATCGAATTCAATACCAAGCAGCTTCAGTAGGCGATGATACTATTTTGGCTAAAATTATTCATTCAGTACAAATGGCACAAGCTTCAAAAGCACCGGTGCAGCAATTGGTGGATAAAATTGCAGGTATTTTTGTACCAATTGTGCTGGGAATCGCATTAATCACTTTTCTGGTGTGGTATTTTATCAATCCATCATCTAATCTGAATATTGCTTTATTAACTTCAATAACAGTCCTTGTGATTGCATGTCCATGTGCACTTGGTTTAGCAACACCTACAGCCTTGATGGTGGCTATGGGGAAAGGTGCAAAACATGGAATACTCATTAAAGATGCTGAAAGTTTAGAACAAGCCAATAAAGTAAATGCCATCGTATTGGACAAAACGGGTACAATTACCGAAGGAAAACCAAAAGTTCAAGAATTTGAATGGTATGGAAATGCTGATGATTTTAAAATTCTACAATCATTAGAAGAAAGTTCTAATCATCCATTGGCTCAAGCCATTTTAGATGTCATTCCAGCATCTTCCGAAAAGTTAACTTTATTGGATATTGAGGAAATCATTGGTTTTGGTTTGAAAGGAAATTATGACGGTTCTGAATACAAAATTGGTAAATCCGATTGGTTATTTTCTTCACATGTAAAGGTTCAACCTCATCAAGAAGAAATACTAAAAAAGCTTAAAGAAAATCATTATTCTATTTCTGTTTTTATTAAAGATGATCAATTAATTGGAATATTTGGAATTTCAGATCAAATAAAAACTTCAGCTCGTGAAGCAATTCAACATATTCAAAAACAAGGCATTGAAGTATATATGCTAACTGGTGACCATCAATTGGCAGGTGAACGTATCGCTCATGCTGTAGGAATTCAACATGTTGTAGGTAATGCATTACCTCATCAAAAGTTAGCGTTTATTGAAAAGCTTCAATCTGAAGGCCAATTGGTTGCGATGGTTGGCGATGGAATTAATGATTCTGCTGCGCTTGCAAAAGCAAATGTTTCGATTGCGATGGGACACGGTTCAGATATCGCAATGGATGTTGCTCAAATTACCATCTTAAACGGTGATCTGAATAAAGTTATGCAGGCGATTCATTTATCGAAACAAACGGTAAAAACAATCCATTTCAACTTATTCTGGGCATTTATATATAATGTAATTGGAATTCCTATTGCTGCAGGAGTTTTATTTTCATACAATGCGTTTTTACTAAATCCTATGATCGCAGGAGCAGCAATGGCATTTAGTAGTATTAGTGTGGTGACAAACAGTATATTACTCAATTATCGAAAAATATAA
- a CDS encoding RES family NAD+ phosphorylase: MHVYNIRKEKYANSLRASGVANRWNKNDEFVIYTGSSRSLSTLELVVHRSGIAIDHSYKLLVLEINCTTDEVLEITSKDLPKNWRTIEAYPKLQEIGSKWYQSYQHLVMKVPSAVVPKEFNYLIHTKHPDFDQKVKIHEIEDYQWDKRLL; this comes from the coding sequence ATGCACGTCTATAACATTCGAAAAGAAAAATATGCGAATAGCTTAAGAGCCTCGGGAGTTGCCAATCGTTGGAACAAAAACGATGAATTTGTAATTTATACAGGAAGTTCCCGATCATTATCAACACTCGAATTAGTTGTACATCGCAGTGGAATAGCCATTGATCATTCCTATAAACTTTTGGTACTTGAAATCAATTGTACAACAGATGAGGTACTTGAAATTACTTCTAAAGATTTACCCAAAAATTGGCGTACAATAGAAGCTTATCCAAAATTGCAAGAAATTGGGTCTAAATGGTATCAATCCTATCAACATTTGGTGATGAAAGTTCCCTCTGCTGTCGTTCCAAAAGAATTTAATTATTTGATTCATACGAAACATCCTGATTTTGATCAAAAAGTTAAAATTCATGAAATTGAAGACTATCAATGGGATAAACGATTATTATAA